GCATATACAAACTCAATGCAGGGACTCATAATCAGATGATTTCTTAGGTTAGGCCACCTCCAAATAATCTTTCAAGTACCTGGCACATCTACTTTTTGGCTTGCCATCTTCAACATGTAACTACAAAAGTGACTGTGGTACTTGAGACTATTCTTCTCAGTGGCAAAGGAGGAGAGAGCAATATGGTGAGTTACATGGGAGTGTATTTAGAGGCCAAGAGTGTAAAGGAAAAAATCACTGTCATCCATATTAAAATGGCCTGAATTTAATCTAATATGATACCTAGGTAAAGATGGTGAGGTAGGAAGTCTATTTGTGTGACTGACAGGAAGAAAGGACAAGTTCTTTGAATGAAAGCATTCTTCATTTTTTACCTATTTATAATGatgtttaaggaagaaaattaaccTTTTTTGCTGCAGACACACTGCTAAAAATATTCCATCCCAAAGTCTAAGTCCACAATTCAAATTCAAGTAAGATGTCATTTATTAAAGTTCACTGCATCATTGACTACTTTAAGGAAGAACTTAAGTTGGTGCCCAAATGCATAAAGTTAAAAATGGCCAAGAAGATGGGAATAATGTCTTTGACATTATAAATTTCAAGTTGTGTCTTATGATTATCCATTGGGCAAAATGATGAAATCCCTCTACATTACTActtcccttctttcatttttgtcacaTTCAGGCATTATATTGTTATCTTTGTCCTCAGTCATTGCAATACAAAAAGTGACAACTTTTGCTTTCTATGAATGTGAACATGAGAAAGAAAGCTGTATGCTGTATTGCCTGCTATACAGGAAAACTGTACACTCCATTAGCTTATTATCTATATTCAATTATTATCATTAGTtcacagttttctttccttttgcaatATTTGCCTAGAGCTTGAATCTTTTTGAGAAATTTGAACTCTAATgcaaaaaattttctttaaacatcaaagaaatattttctcagtCTTGCATTCTTATTGGGGATGCTGTACCTCCCAATTAGTTTGAGGTATATGAACAAATCTTAGCTATTGCAAAGCTTAGTGGCTCTCCAAATTTGAACtctaataaaaatctttttattagtgtttatttctgttttggggTTTCCTTTTGTATCCTTAGAGAAGTATTGACATTGAATTCatggaagatgcagaaaaaatatatgtaacatCTCAGCTACAAATCTATAGATAATATGTGACTGTGACTGATAGGACTGATGGATGAAGTCCTTCTCTTCATTACATGATTGATCACAGAATTGGTCTGCCATTTGCTATATTGTAAGCATTGTTTATGTTTGAACTTCAGTGTTTCCAAATGTGCTATGAGAGTTAAAcacaaaatattgtattttttaatttagtaaagGTATTCAACACATTAATAATTACATCAATTGATTTTGATATTTTCTAGGAGCTGgtgaacttaaaaattattttctcatgtgaagcaaaattaaatgtttttatacTAAGAACAGAAGGTAGAatacttttatattaaatattttgtgagTTTTGAAAGATTTATGGATTTctttacaaattttaaattatataataatgtaatttattcatttacctaAGTACACACATGCATTAAAAGTTACTGAATTACAAGTAaactataatttataaaaatcacaatTTCTAAGTAAATTAATTccacttaaaacaaaaatatattagcCAATGCAAGGATATTCAGaacacatgctaataaaaatgaaataaaggctatgaagaaattttaaaaattaagagtgTAATGTACTTATATTTTATCAAcactagaaaaaatattttattttattatttatttatttatttatttattgaggtgctggggtttgaactcattttttgtgattttttttatgtgtgtaagatagggtcttgagaattatttgccttggctggcttctaactgagaTTGTCcttatcactgcctcctgaggcactaggattatatgcatgagctaccagtgcccagctacttattttactaattttttgtcACCTAATTGCTGATTACTTGTGAAATACAGAGagtgacttttttcttattttatactaTATTTGAAGATGTTCTAGGTATTACATTACTAGTGGAaatgagaaataatattttatataatatcctTTATACTGAGAATGCTTTAAGGCACTTTACAAAGTAAACATTTGTAGTGAATAAAAAAAGTATGTTAATAAAGCCAAATTAAATATTGATggcttttaaatttaactttcaacttaaaatttttgttgtcattttaaatatttgcactttccttttcatgtatAGAGGAAAGTATAGCTAGTGTACATAGTTTTCCATTTATCTGTGTTATTGAATTGTAATAAGGATTTCTACTaggaaaaaaatatctaaaagacTCTGGCAGCATAAGGAGGGAGTGCAATGATGAAAGTAAAGTGATTGAGAACTGCTCATTTAAAACCAAGTAGTGAAAGCATAAAGGAAAGCAAGaagagaagcagaaagtgagGACAGAGCATTCAGAAAATGGAACCTCAAATGTTCCCTACTTAAGTCAAATGCACATGAAGGTCTTCAGAGACCAAGAGGCAAAGGTCCAGGATCACCCACCTCAGTCAGGCCAGCAGCATCTGCAACATTTCCAATGGCCTTGTCCTTTGCTTTACTGGTGGTCCTCGTTCTTAGCTACAGGTCAACCTTCTCTCTGGGCTGTGATCTGCCTCAGACTCATAGCCTGGGTAGCAGGAGGTCCTTGATACTCCTGGGACACATGAGGAGaatctctcctttctcctgcatgaaggacagaaatgactTCGGATTCCCCCAGGAGGACTTTGATAGAAACCAGATCCAGAAGACTCAAGCCATCTCTGTCCTCCATGAGATGACCCAGCAGATCTACAACCTCTTCAGCACAAAAGACTCCTCTGCTGCTTGGGAGAAGACCCTTTTGCACAAATTCTGCTCTGACCTCTCTCAGCAGATGAAAGACCTGGAAGCCTGTCTgacacaggaaggaagggaggaagagcctCCCATGATGCATGAGGACTCCACCCTGGCTGTGAGGAAGTACTTCCACAGGATTACTCTCTACCTGGAAGAGAAGAAGTACAGCCCTTGTGCCTGGGAGATTGTCAGAGCAGAAATCATGAGATCCATCTTGTCATCAGCAAACTTTGAGGAAAGATTAAGGAGTGAGGAATGAGACCTAGTCCAACATATAAATGACTCTCAGTGACTAATACACTGCATCATCAACCTGTTCTGCCACTGCAAAGACTCATTTCTGTTACATTTGTAACATGACTTCCATAAGTATGTCAGATGTTTAAAGGAGTATTAGGAACATGTGTTCAACTCGCAGGACACTTTTTCCTTTCACCCATGCAGatatatctatccatctatttaattatttatttaactatttataaaatttaaattgttttatacaTGTATTATGTGTACCTTTACATTGTGGTGAATACAATATGCTTTTGTATATAgttaatttcttattttgcttaGTTCATTGAAGTTTTGTTATAGACATTTCTCACTTGTGTTTATTCTTTAAACAAAATTTCTAAGACATTatggaactttattttttttttttagtactcaggtttgaactcatggcaacacgttgagccactctaccaacccttgttgtgttgggtgttttcaagatagggtctcacaaaccatttgcctgggttggcttcaaaccacaatcatcctgatctctgcctcctgagtagctaggactataggcatgagccaccagtgcccagcagaacttattttaaaaaaggaaaagtagggTTGGGCTTGGGGCTccagagatagagcacctgctttgcaagtgggaagctcttgagtttaaaacccaggaaaaaaaaaagaaaggtagattGTAATTACTTTCCAAATAAGAAATGACAAGTACCTTTTATTCCTAAAGAAATGGTGACAagtagttcaagccccagaaccactagaacaaaaaatagataaataaaataaaatgaaagaattacaGACATACCAAGAAGTATAATTAACCATTAAGTAGCTTCAAACTGAATTATTCTCATATTTGCAAACAGATTCTGTTGCAATTACATGTTTTGTAAAGGGTAAACAGAGAATAGGTGTTGTTTCCCTTGTTCAAAGATTAGAAAAATTAGGTTTAAACAAGGTAAGTACTATAGAAGGAATACAGTttgtagaaactcctggttcttaAACCTGAGTGTATATTAGTCCTACCTGGAATGATAGcttaaaaaaacaactaaataaaaatgactgaCTCTGggatagaggcatggctcaagtggcagagcatccgCCTAGGGAGCAGGaggtcctgagatcaatccccagaatttttgccagaaaaaaaaatacacattatcAAGCAaatccaaggccctgagtccaaattccagtcccaccaggGGACAGGTAACAgtataattacataaataaacTTGCTTAGAAGAACCAGGGGATTCAGAGAAGGTGTGGACCAAACCCGCCCCCTACTTATGAAAATAGATGGCAGTGGCAACACATGGTAGAATTAATCAACAGAAATCATTTTTGAATAGTTGGAAATAAGAGAAGTTATTGATACTAAAATGAAGCAAACAGAATGGATTACATACAGAATGGGCTATTTTTTCTATGTATAATTTTCACTCTGCAATatgttttttttctgaatagattttgaggaaatgttatgctaaaattatgtaaatatattcaacattttttaaaatcacaccaTATTTACTTTCAGCAATAACTTATCATCTTCTGAAATAATACTACTTTGAATATCATTCAAGTTTTACTAATTTGTTGTGCAGATATAGAAATTTAATACAAACCTATATCCTCATACCTCACTGCTGATGATATAAGGAGCCCTGGAATTATTGGATATAAGAAGTCAATTTAAATTATCTTCACACTGTCATATTACAAAAACTTCCAAATACATTTCATTCTCAGGTACAGATAAATCTGATAAGAATTCTTTCACATTATCCCTTGTAATATTTCTGGTTTGCTAATTATTACAATTTCATTTGGTTCCAGAAATAATCAAGATACCATGGACATAAAAGCTGAtacattttctttacaaaatgaaaGTACAAAGCTGATCAGTGTATATCTTACCCAAtgctcaaaaaaagtcaaaaccagacaaaaatatATGAATCATGGAAATATAAAAACCTGGTGAGGATTGTGCAATTCCACACCAAGTAGAgggatatttaataatttaaacaacataatttaataattataaccAAAATTCACAACACAAAACCTAACAAGTATTTGTAACTCAGAATAAAGAGTTCTACATTGAAATTCCATTCTCCTTGGACATATGTGTTATGTGGAGCAAACCATTCCATCTTtccaaatctcagttttctcataaaTTAAATggattcaaaatatttattcagttgTCAATAGTAAATGAAAACATGCATTTTTGAGCACTTAGCATAGTATCCTTCATAGAATAATATTCAAACTATGGTAGGcctttttccaatttttcttcaCTGTGTAGAAGACTTATCATTTGTCTTCCTCTAAAATTCTAAGGGACTATTTCCAACTTCTCAGTGAGTGGCCTCCAAAAGAGTTGGTCTAAGAAAGGATAATTCTTTCTTCAATTGTAGACATGCTGAAAATTTATCACTCTTCATTTAAAGGAGTGTCCTATATATATTCAGTCAAGAAAAGGAGTCTGCTATAAACATCTGGAAATGGAAATAAACATCTGGGTGGAAATACAGAAGACCTATGATGTCAGAGAGAATGACCTTTGTCATTCTCCTCCTTCACCTTACCACCTATTCACTTGGAGCTTCCTTCTGTTCTATTGTGCAGAAGTTAAATTAAATGTCTGCATTTCATAGAATATTTACTGTAGAGCTTtccttaatttctatttcatgtgATTTAATAATGGCCAACCTACCAGGAACAAAAAGCAGGATCCCGTGTGTGCACACTAAGGAAAACTGAAGAGCTTTGCTGGTGGTCACCTGTGTCAAAGGCAGCAAGCAACCAAGACTCAGGATCAATACAGAAATCTCTTCACGCTTCAAAGATATTTTTTATAGTCATAATGGTTATGATTACCATATAATATAGtaactgttttcttatattttcataaaGATACATATCAGAATTGTGAACTCTCCCAAAACTATCTTAGCAGCCACCTGCAAAACATGGCAGTTAAAGAGTAAAAAGGAATTCTTGGAAGAGTCCTGAAGAAGACTGAAGCATAGTCTCCCTTCACATGGAAGTTTAATTTTGTATTCCAGGAAATGGGAGCCTGCAGAAATACCTGGAAGAGACATTAGTCTCCTTTCTGAAGTAAAATGTAGTGTTTCCTTGCTGATTCTGATGTCTCACATGATTTCCcctttctctctatttttctgaATCATGCTCTTTGATACTGGAATCACAATATGCTTCTTCCCTTTGCTGTACAAGTCAATTCAGTGCTCTCTTCATCCACTCCCCATTAACCTGCCCTGTGTATTCAGACAGCTGTTTTCTCTTCCCCTGTGGGTTTTACCCACCAATTTCCTGTTAAGACTACAATCCACTGATTAAAAGTGAAACTTGAgtgaaagtttttgttttatcagaAACTCCTATCTAacagatatttttttcttccaatgaGTATTTTTGGAAACGAGGAAATTTTTCCGTTACAATGATGTAATTGTTGCTGCAgtcaaaaggaaatagaaaacagGATCCATTTTACTCAGAAACTGAAAGATTCATGTAAGTGGATAGCCACCTACTGACCATGACAAAGGAAGATAGTGTCCAGTCTGGAGGGTGGTTTCATTCTGTTTGTAGAGAAGCCTGACTCCTTTCCATTGACAGTCATTTTACTTTTCTCGGAGTTGAGAAAACAAGCTCTTTCCTAGTGTCAACTGACCTCAGGACTGGAATGAACCTGTTTCGTTGGTTTTTGTACAGTATAGGAAAAACAGTTGGGCAGGggccatggttcaagtgatagagtgataGCCTGGTATGTAGGAGGTCCTAGATTCCATCTGTAGtgtcaaaaccaaaatacaaaaaagaggaagagagaaaagaaagaagggatatGATTTTCTACTTCAGTCAGGTCGTATCCTCTAAAGACAGCTCTGTGGGAAGAGAAATGGTCAGGTGTGTCGATGAACTCCACCCTGCTCTGCTCCAGCCTACCTGTGCACCTGTGAAGCAAATGCTTTGGAGCCATGATCTGGAAAACAGGCAGAACTTTCAGCTATTCATCAGCTTAAAAAAACCCTCTTAGAAATGCCCAAATGACAAACAGATTTCAAATTTCCTTGGAAAAGATAGACTATCATCTAAACCCAAAAGGCAGAAACCACCTGCTTCTACCAGCAGTTGCTCCTACAGATCTTCAACCTGTTCAAGTCACAGGACAACTGTGCTGCTTGGGATCTGATCATCCTTGATAATCTATTCTCCAGGCTTGGTCAGAATTGGAAACAACTGAAgcctgaaaatgaagaaaatccatTTTGTTGGTATTTTAGAGTTGCTTTCTAGAACTATTTCCAAGGAATCATCCATTCTCTGCAGGAAAAAGAATACAGAGACTGTGCCTGGGAGGTTGTCAGGGAGGAAATTGAagcatcattttccctcatcaGCAATCCTCAAAGTAAAGTTAGAAGGAGACAATAAAAATATACTCATGGGTCACACTAAGCAATCTCATTGTTGCTCCCTAAGTCCCCACACCAAGAAATCTCAAATATTTTCCCCAGCTGAAAAATATCTGAGAGCAAAATCAGAAGATTGTTTTTAACATATGCTTTACATTATGCATTATGAGGTTACTAAAAGTGTGTAGGAGAACATGATTTATATTCCTAAATAGATAATGTTATAACAacttattcactcatttaaaatCTTGAGGTTCCAACtttcaaattgaattttttttttcatttttcttttattattcatatgtgcatacaaggcttggttcatttctcccccctgcccccaccccctcccttaccacccactccaccccctcccgctccccccctcaatacccagcagaaactattttgcccttatctctaattttgttgtagagagagtataagcaataataggaaggaacaaggggttttgctggttgagataaggatagctatacagggcattgactcacattgatttcctgtgcgtgggtgttaccttctaggttaattctttttgatctaaccttttctctagttcctggtccccttttcctattggcctcagttgctttaaggtatctgctttagtttctctgcgttaagggcaacaaatgctagctagttttttaggtgtcttacctatcctcacccctcccttgtgtgctctcgcttttatcatgtgctcatagtccaatacccttgttgtgtttgcccttgatctaatgtccacatatgagggagaacatacgatttttggtcttttgagccaggctaacctcactcagaatgatgttctccaattccatccatttaccagcgaatgataacatttcgttcttcttcatggctgcataaaattccattgtgtatagataccacattttcttaatccattcgtcagtgctgggacatcttggctgtttccataacttggctattgtgaatagtgccgcaataaacatggatgagcaggtgcctctggagtaacagtcttttgggtatatccccaagagtggtattgctggatcaaatggtagatcgatgtccatctttttaagtagcctccaaatttttttccagagtggttgtactagtctacattcccaccaacagtgtaaaagggttcctttttccccgcatcctcgccaacacctgttgttggtggtgttgctgatgatggctattctaacaggggtgaggtggaatcttagtgtggttttaatttgcatttcctttattgctagagatggtgagcattttttcatgtgttttctggccatttgaatttcttcttttgagaaagttctgtttagttcacatgcccatttctttattggttcattagttttgggagaatttagttttttaagttccctgtatattctggttatcagtcctttgtctgatgtataattggcaaatattttctcccactctgtgggtgttctcttcagtttagagaccatttcttttgatgaacagcagctttttagttttatgaggtcccatttatctatgctatctcttagttgctgtgctgctggggtttcattgagaaagtttttacctatacctactaactccagagtatttcctactctttcttgtatcaacttaagagtttggggtctgatattaagatccttgatccattttgagttaatcttggtatagggtgatatacatggatctagtttcagttttttgcagactgctaaccagttttcccagcagtttttgttgaagaggctgctatttctccatcgtatatttttagctcctttgtcaaagataagttgctcatagttgtgtggcttcatatctgggtcctctattctgttccactggtcttcatgtctgtttttgtgccagtaccatgctgtttttattgttattgctttgtaatatagtttgaagtcaggtattgtgatacctcctgcattgttcttttgactgagtattgccttggctatttgtggcctcttgtgtttccatataaatttaacggatttttcaatctctttaatgaatgtcattggaattttgatgggaattgcattaaacatgtagattacttttgggagtatagacatttttactgtgttgattctaccaatccatgagcatgggagatctctccactttctatagtcttcctcaatctctttcttcagaagtgtatagttttccttgtagaggtctttcacatcttttgttaggtttacacctaggtatttgattttttttgaggctattgtaaatggaattgttttcatacattctttttccgtttgctcattgttagtgtatagaaatgctaatgatttttctatgttgattttatatcctgctactttgctatagctattgatgatgtctagaagcttctgagtagagttttttgggtctttaaggtataggatcatgtcgtctgcaaatagggatattttgacagtttctttacctatttgtattccttttattccttcttcttgcctaattgctctggctaggaattccagtactatgttgaataggagtggagatagtgggcatccttgtctggttcctgattttagagggaacggttttaatttttctccgttaagtataatgctggctgtaggtttgtcatatatagcttttataatgttgaggaactttccttctattcctagttttcttagagcttttatcatgaaatgatgttggatcttatcaaaggctttttctgcgtctattgagatgatcaagtggtttttgtctttgcttctgttaatgtggtttattacgtttattgatttttgtatgttgaaccacccctgcatccctgggatgaagcctacctggtcgtggtggataatctttttgatgtgttgctgaattcggtttgccattattttgttgaggatttttgcatcaatgttcattaaggagattggcctatagttctcctttttggaggtgtctttgcctggttttgggataagtgtaatactggcttcataaaatgtgtttggcagttttccttccctttctatttcatggaacagtttaaggagggttggtatcagttcttctttaaaggtctgatagaattcagcagagaatccatcaggtcctggacttttctttttggggagactcttgattgctgcttcaatttcattttgtgttataggtctattcaggtgattaatttccgcttggttcagttttggatgatcatatgtatctagaaatctgtccatttcttttagattttcaaatttatttgaatataggttctcaaagtagtctctgatgatttcctggatttccatggtgtttgttgttatctccccttttgcattcctgattctactaatttgggttttttctctcctcattttagtcaggtttgccaggggtctatcgatcttgtttattttttcaaagaaccaactttttgtttcattaattctttgtatggtttttttggtttctatttcgttgatttcagctcttatttttattatttctctccttctatttgttttgggatttgcttgttcttgtttttctaggagtttgagatgtatcattaggtcattgatttgggatctttcaatctttttaatatatgcactcatggctataaactttcctctcaagactgccttagctgtgtcccataggttccggtaggttgtgttttcattttcattgacttctaggaactttttaatttcctcttttattgcatcgatgatccattcttcattaagtaatgagttatttagtttccagctgtttgcatgttttttgtctttacttttgttgttgagttctacttttactgcattgtggtcagatagtatgcacggtattatttctattttcttatatttgctgaggcttgctttgtgccctaggatatgatctattttggagaaggttccatgggctgctgagaagaatgtatattgtgtagaggttggatgaaatgttctatagacatctactaggtccacttgatctattgcatattttagatcttggatttctttattgagtttttgtttggatgacctatctattgatgataatggagtgttaaagtctcccacaaccactgtgttggcgtttatatatgcttttaggtcttttagggtatgtttgatgaaattgggtgcgttgacattgggtgtgtacagattgatgattattatttccttttggtctatttccccttttattagtatggaatgtccttctttatctcatttgatcaatgtaggtttgaagtctactttgtc
Above is a genomic segment from Castor canadensis chromosome 13, mCasCan1.hap1v2, whole genome shotgun sequence containing:
- the LOC109688729 gene encoding interferon alpha-21-like, whose translation is MALSFALLVVLVLSYRSTFSLGCDLPQTHSLGSRRSLILLGHMRRISPFSCMKDRNDFGFPQEDFDRNQIQKTQAISVLHEMTQQIYNLFSTKDSSAAWEKTLLHKFCSDLSQQMKDLEACLTQEGREEEPPMMHEDSTLAVRKYFHRITLYLEEKKYSPCAWEIVRAEIMRSILSSANFEERLRSEE